The window TCAATGGTGAGGTCAAGAAGGGCTCGCTGACCCGTATCGAGCCGGAAGGCAAGGTCACCCGTATGTGGGAAGCGATCGAGACCTACATGGATCGCAAGCAGCCGCTGATCATTGTCGCCGGCGCCGACTACGGTCAGGGCTCGTCCCGTGACTGGGCGGCCAAGGGCGTGCGTCTGGCGGGTGTGGAAGCGATCGCAGCTGAAGGCTTCGAGCGTATTCACCGCACCAACCTGATCGGCATGGGCGTGCTGCCGCTGGAGTTCAAACCGGGTACCACCCGCAAAACTCTGGGTCTGGACGGCACCGAGACCTACGACGTAGTCGGCGATCTCACCCCGCGTACCGATCTGACGCTGGTGATCAATCGTCGCAACGGCGAGCGTGTCGAAGTGCCGATGACCTGCCGTCTCGACACCGCGGAAGAAGTATCGGTCTACGAGGCCGGCGGTGTGCTGCAGCGCTTCGCCCAGGACTTCCTGGAATCGACTGCTACCGCTTAAGAAACGCTGAACGGTTCAGCGTTGCTTGCTCTGACAATCGACCCGGTGCCGCAAGGCCCCGGGTCGATTGTTAAACGGAGCAGGGCGGCGCAAACCCAATGAATCCGACCCATTCGTGGTGCTTCATGTGCCGCGGAATCTATCAGGACAACATTGCCATGGCCCACGTACCCCAGATCAAAGTTCCCGCCACCTATATCCGTGGCGGCACCAGCAAAGGCGTGTTCTTCCGTCTACAAGATTTGCCCGAGCGCTGCCAGGTGCCGGGCGAGGCCCGTGACAAGCTGTTCATGCGCGTGATCGGCAGCCCCGACCCTTATTCGGCGCACATCGACGGCATGGGTGGTGCCACCTCCAGCACCAGCAAATGCGTGATCCTGTCGAAGAGCAGCCAGCCCGATCACGATGTGGACTACCTCTACGGCCAGGTCTCCATCGACAAGGCCTTCGTCGACTGGAGCGGCAACTGCGGCAATCTGTCGACCGCCGCCGGCGCCTTCGCCCTGCACGCCGGGCTGGTCGATCCGGCGCGCATCCCGCAGAACGGCACCTGCGTGGTGCGCATCTGGCAAGCCAACATCCAGAAAACCATCATCGCCCATGTACCGGTCACCAATGGCCAGGTCCAGGAAACCGGCGACTTCGAGCTCGACGGCGTGACCTTCCCGGCCGCGGAAATCGTGCTGGAGTTCCTCGATCCGTCCGACGATGGCGAGGAAGGCGGCTCGATGTTCCCCACCGGCAACCTGGTGGACGACCTGGAAGTGCCAGGCATCGGCACGCTCAAGGCGACCATGATCAGCGCTGGGATTCCGACCGTGTTCGTCGAGGCCGAGGCCATCGGCTACAAGGGCACAGAGCTGCGTGAAGACATCAACACAAACCCCGAGGCATTGGCCCGCTTCGAGGCGATCCGCGTCGCCGGTGCCCTGCGCATGGGCTTGATCAAGACGGCCGAAGAGGCGGCCACCCGGCAGCACACGCCGAAGATCGCCTTCGTCGCCAAGCCGGTCGATTACCTTTCCTCCAGCGGCAAGACCGTAAGCGCCGGCGACGTGGATCTGCTGGCCCGCGCCCTGTCGATGGGCAAGCTGCACCACGCCATGATGGGCACCGCCGCCGTCGCCATCGGTACTGCCGCCGCGGTCCCCGGTACCCTGGTGAACCTCGCCGCCGGCGGCGGTGAACGCAGCGCCGTGCGCTTCGGCCACCCGTCGGGCACGCTGCGTGTCGGCGCCGAAGCCACCCAGGTCAACGGCGAATGGACCGTGACCAAGGCGATCATGAGCCGCAGCGCCCGGGTGCTGATGGAAGGCTGGGTCCGTGTGCCGGGCGATGCGTTCTAACAACGCCCCGGGAAAACGAAAAAGCCGGAGCGAAAGCCCCGGCTTTTTCGTTTCAGCAAGACGCAAGGGATGGATGGCGGAAACGCTGTATAGCCGTAGGATGGGTTGAGCAACGCTATACCCATCACTAAACCCTGCGCGGGTATCGCTGCGCTGCACCCACCCTACCTGCTAGCGAGTGGTTCGAAAGATGAGCGCCAACGTCGACCTCAACATCCGCCCCGATTACGACCAGGTCCTCCAGGACATTGCCGACTACGTCCTGAATTATAAGGTCGAGTCCGCCGAAGCCCTGAACACCGCCCGCAACTGCCTGATGGATACCCTCGGTTGTGGCCTGCTGGCCCTGCGCTTTCCCGAGTGCACCAAGCACCTCGGCCCGCTCGTCGAAGGCACTATCGTGCCGCATGGTGCTCGCGTACCGGGTACTACTTTCCGCCTTGATCCAGTCAAGGCCGCCTGGGACATCGGCGCGATGGTGCGTTGGCTGGACTTCAACGACACCTGGCTGGCGGCCGAGTGGGGCCACCCATCCGACAACCTTGGCGGCATCCTCGCCGTGGCCGACCACCTGTC is drawn from Pseudomonas cavernae and contains these coding sequences:
- the prpF gene encoding 2-methylaconitate cis-trans isomerase PrpF; the protein is MAHVPQIKVPATYIRGGTSKGVFFRLQDLPERCQVPGEARDKLFMRVIGSPDPYSAHIDGMGGATSSTSKCVILSKSSQPDHDVDYLYGQVSIDKAFVDWSGNCGNLSTAAGAFALHAGLVDPARIPQNGTCVVRIWQANIQKTIIAHVPVTNGQVQETGDFELDGVTFPAAEIVLEFLDPSDDGEEGGSMFPTGNLVDDLEVPGIGTLKATMISAGIPTVFVEAEAIGYKGTELREDINTNPEALARFEAIRVAGALRMGLIKTAEEAATRQHTPKIAFVAKPVDYLSSSGKTVSAGDVDLLARALSMGKLHHAMMGTAAVAIGTAAAVPGTLVNLAAGGGERSAVRFGHPSGTLRVGAEATQVNGEWTVTKAIMSRSARVLMEGWVRVPGDAF